The Porites lutea chromosome 4, jaPorLute2.1, whole genome shotgun sequence genome contains a region encoding:
- the LOC140932859 gene encoding tubby-related protein 3-like, with amino-acid sequence MSFSFGQNSAWAMSGPPGSVYEDDPHAVNPNSIRERKLQQQRDLMRKKQEMKRAQPGMVQANDVVRPVSRHSERSPLVLGGTQLHGIDGPVTSTYSAPPEPAVGGLLVNVGSEEVEPPPRTKHTTDTERKLAAMGISSSADFAGFKDDFDEPELTSQVIAPARARTPSPNFQSTPPPSYDSATKTKKPSIANSRESPDVDDLEKFVFDPAPQGTTIKCRITRDKKGMDRGMYPTYFLHMEKDDGKKMFLLAGRKRKKSTTSNYLISTDATDLSRGGESFIGKLRSNLVGTRFTVFNNGVNPKKGGCMSDGSNIREEVAAIIYDTNVLGFKGPRRMTVILPAMEERVVDQQKIPMRIPVRPLTDADGLLERYKNKRMENLLELHNKTPVWNDDTQSYVLNFHGRVTQASVKNFQIVLDADVDYIIMQFGRVAEDVFTMDYSYPMCAIQAFAVALSSFDGKLACE; translated from the exons ATGTCTTTCAGCTTTGGGCAGAACAG TGCTTGGGCCATGAGCGGACCGCCTGGAAG TGTGTATGAGGATGATCCCCATGCGGTTAATCCCAATAGCATCCGGGAAAGAAAATTGCAGCAACAG agaGATCTTATGAGAAAAAAGCAAGAAATGAAGAGGGCGCAACCAG GGATGGTTCAAGCAAATGATGTAGTTCGTCCAGTGTCCCGTCACTCTGAAAGAAGTCCTCTTGTCCTGGGTGGTACACAGCTTCATG GTATTGATGGTCCAGTTACCAGTACTTACAGTGCACCTCCAGAACCTGCTGTTGGTGGTCTGCTGGTAAATGTTGGATCAGAGGAGGTCGAACCACCACCACGAACAAAA CACACCACTGATACTGAACGCAAGTTAGCAGCAATGGGCATTTCCTCAAGTGCAGATTTTGCAGGCTTCAAGGATGATTTTGATGAACCTGAGTTAACATCACAAGTCATAGCTCCAGCAAGAGCAAGAACACCATCGCCAAACTTTCAATCAACGCCACCACCCTCATATGATTCTgctacaaagacaaaaaag CCATCAATTGCCAATAGCAGAGAATCACCCGATGTCGATGATCTTGAAAAATTTGTATTTGA CCCAGCCCCACAAGGCACCACAATTAAATGCAGAATAACTAGAGACAAAAAGGGAATGGATAGAGGAATGTATCCCACATATTTCCTCCATATGGAAAAAGATGATGGAAAAAAG ATGTTTCTTCTGGCTGGTCGTAAGAGAAAAAAGAGTACAACATCAAACTATCTTATAAGCACAGATGCAACTGACCTCTCAAGAGGTGGAGAAAGTTTTATCGGAAAGTTAAG aTCTAATTTAGTGGGAACAAGGTTTACTGTGTTTAACAATGGTGTTAACCCTAAGAAGGGAGGGTGTATGTCAGATGGCTCAAATATCCGTGAAGAAGTAGCAGCAATTATTTAT GATACAAATGTACTTGGATTTAAAGGTCCCCGGAGAATGACTGTTATTCTTCCTGCGATGGAGGAAAGAGTTGTTGATCAACAAAAGATACCCATGAGAATACCTGTGCGTCCACTGACG GATGCTGATGGTTTGTTGGAAAGATACAAGAACAAAAGAATGGAAAACCTTTTGGAATTACACAATAAAACCCCTGTGTGGAATGATG ATACACAGTCATATGTCCTTAATTTTCATGGAAGAGTGACACAAGCTTCAGTAAAGAACTTTCAGATTGTTTTAGATGCAGATg ttgATTATATCATTATGCAGTTTGGCAGAGTGGCAGAAGATGTTTTCACGATGGATTACAGCTACCCAATGTGTGCTATTCAAGCATTTGCTGTTGCCCTGAGCAGTTTTGATGGGAAGTTGGCTTGTGAATGA